In Mastomys coucha isolate ucsf_1 unplaced genomic scaffold, UCSF_Mcou_1 pScaffold5, whole genome shotgun sequence, one genomic interval encodes:
- the LOC116077520 gene encoding hemoglobin subunit theta-1-like, with product MPRSLADCRLVLTLWKKMGSNVGIYATEALERFTFLGTAGRRNFVAFPSTKTYFPHLDLKPGSSKVKANAQKVADALTLAAQHLDDLPASLSALRDLHAHKLLVDPANFQLFSHCLLVTLARNYPGDFSLKMHASLDALPGSRDFGTGLRVWLT from the exons ATGCCTAGGTCCCTAGCTGATTGCAGGCTGGTCCTTACGCTCTGGAAGAAGATGGGCAGCAATGTCGGAATCTACGCAACCGAGGCCTTGGAAAGGTTCACCTTCCTAGGGACTGCAGGGCGAAG GAACTTCGTGGCTTTTCCCTCCACCAAAACCTACTTTCCACACTTGGACCTGAAGCCAGGCTCTAGCAAGGTTAAAGCCAATGCCCAAAAGGTGGCCGACGCACTGACTCTCGCTGCACAGCACCTGGAtgacctgcctgcttctctgtctgCTCTCAGGGATTTACATGCGCACAAGCTCCTTGTGGACCCAGCTAACTTCCAA CTCTTCAGCCACTGTCTGTTGGTGACTCTTGCCCGGAACTATCCTGGAGACTTTAGCCTGAAGATGCATGCCTCCTTGGACGCCTTACCTGGATCACGTGACTTCGGCACTGGTCTCCGGGTCTGGCTAACCTGA
- the LOC116076985 gene encoding hemoglobin subunit alpha-like, giving the protein MVLSAEDKANLRTVWDKIAGRADYGAEAIGRMFESFPATKTYFPHFDTGKHSPQIQAHGKKVIDALTVAANNIDDLPGALSALSDLHAHKLRVDPVNFKLLSHCLLVTLASHHPADFTPAVHASLDKFLASVSTVLTSKYR; this is encoded by the exons ATGGTGCTCTCTGCTGAAGACAAAGCCAACCTCAGGACTGTCTGGGACAAGATTGCCGGTCGAGCTGACTATGGCGCCGAAGCCATAGGAAG GATGTTCGAGAGCTTCCCCGCCACAAAGACCTACTTCCCTCACTTTGATACAGGCAAGCACTCCCCCCAGATCCAGGCTCATGGCAAGAAGGTAATTGATGCGCTTACTGTTGCTGCAAACAATATCGATGACCTGCCTGGTGCCTTGTCCGCGCTAAGTGACTTGCACGCCCACAAGCTGCGTGTGGATCCCGTCAACTTCAAG cTCCTGAGCCACTGCCTGCTGGTGACCTTGGCTAGCCACCACCCTGCTGATTTCACCCCTGCGGTGCACGCCTCTCTGGACAAATTCCTTGCCTCTGTGAGCACCGTGCTGACCTCCAAGTACCGTTAA